A section of the Sedimentisphaera cyanobacteriorum genome encodes:
- a CDS encoding LamG domain-containing protein, which yields MFTKLFSFISIFAVSFTAVSQASTPWLHWKLDEPSGRAASDSSGHRREASLFGQTFEDNSSEGVIGSSLSFDGSSESASYHFSSTEFEEYTICFWVKAASLSQKQYCAPLNTYGSSTNGFQIDVDGSSPGNYRYISGSGDIIMGSAQKQWVHLAVSGTESETKVYYNGSFEGSKTLSDNIFNQIALGVNRNGSRFFNGYIDDVQMYDRKLSNSEIHYIYANPGEVVSPEPAVYNITPGDGEAGFPCDANLSWDTAGCYLFEPKFDIYLGQSAESLEKIRSSYESMSLDYPLSAGNRYYWRIDIIDDNDSVHQGSLMSFVTFSKDLELLSLGLNSFSQSADLYQTSDSSVFDNEAYISQAPQLEDGVSGKAVRFTKDSRNKLSCTLAQKSFAEGEEWSMNLFLKIDAENDAFTRVIGLGPQTRQGLYILDDFRVGFIYDMDYIAKGSSRLVPERWYMVSVVKSGDKIKLYVNGRLESGGAYENLKNEDYGFLPYYSEFTQFQGAVDEFKIFAGAINESDIKQEVQLLAGNTELSSNFSPHRNILSVFASEWLSGVSAAQVSSSGNLSLYSDFCSYASDYNWDNKVDILDYSVYAFNRSILK from the coding sequence ATGTTCACTAAGCTATTTTCTTTTATTAGCATATTTGCAGTTTCGTTTACTGCCGTTTCGCAGGCATCAACACCGTGGCTTCACTGGAAACTCGATGAACCTTCCGGCAGGGCTGCCTCAGATTCAAGCGGACACCGAAGGGAAGCATCGCTTTTCGGACAGACCTTTGAAGACAATTCATCCGAAGGTGTAATTGGCTCTTCCCTTTCCTTTGACGGCAGCTCAGAGTCCGCTTCATATCATTTTTCTTCCACCGAGTTTGAGGAATATACAATTTGTTTCTGGGTTAAAGCTGCAAGCCTTTCCCAAAAGCAGTACTGCGCGCCGCTTAATACTTACGGCTCTTCCACCAACGGCTTTCAGATTGATGTAGATGGCAGCAGCCCGGGAAATTACAGGTATATCAGCGGCAGCGGTGATATAATAATGGGCTCAGCTCAAAAGCAATGGGTACACCTTGCCGTATCAGGAACTGAGAGCGAGACAAAAGTTTACTATAACGGCAGCTTTGAAGGTTCAAAGACCCTGAGCGATAATATTTTCAACCAAATAGCGCTAGGTGTAAACAGGAACGGCAGCAGATTTTTCAATGGATATATTGATGATGTGCAGATGTATGACAGAAAGCTCAGCAACAGTGAGATACATTACATCTACGCAAACCCGGGAGAAGTGGTTTCGCCTGAGCCTGCTGTATATAATATCACGCCGGGTGATGGGGAAGCAGGCTTTCCCTGTGATGCTAATCTGAGCTGGGATACTGCGGGCTGTTATCTTTTCGAGCCGAAATTCGATATTTATCTTGGGCAGTCTGCAGAGTCTCTTGAGAAGATTCGAAGCAGTTATGAGAGTATGTCTTTGGATTATCCTTTATCCGCAGGGAATCGTTATTACTGGCGGATTGATATTATTGATGACAATGACAGCGTCCATCAGGGCAGCTTGATGAGCTTCGTAACATTCAGCAAAGACCTGGAATTGCTCAGTTTGGGGCTAAACAGCTTTTCTCAGTCTGCTGATTTGTATCAAACTTCAGACAGCTCGGTTTTTGACAACGAGGCTTATATTTCCCAAGCACCTCAGCTCGAGGACGGAGTAAGCGGGAAAGCTGTTAGATTTACCAAAGACAGCAGAAACAAACTAAGCTGTACGCTCGCCCAGAAATCTTTTGCAGAAGGCGAAGAATGGTCTATGAATCTGTTTTTGAAAATCGATGCTGAAAATGATGCATTTACCAGGGTGATTGGCCTCGGCCCTCAAACCCGTCAAGGGCTCTATATCCTTGATGATTTCAGGGTGGGCTTTATTTATGATATGGATTACATCGCCAAAGGCAGTTCAAGACTTGTGCCAGAGAGATGGTATATGGTTAGTGTGGTAAAGAGCGGCGATAAGATAAAGCTGTATGTCAACGGAAGATTGGAATCCGGCGGAGCTTATGAAAATCTGAAAAACGAAGATTACGGTTTCCTTCCCTACTATTCGGAGTTTACGCAGTTTCAGGGTGCAGTAGATGAGTTTAAGATATTTGCAGGGGCCATAAACGAATCTGATATCAAGCAGGAGGTTCAGCTCCTTGCAGGTAATACTGAGCTCAGCTCAAATTTTTCTCCGCATAGAAATATATTATCAGTTTTTGCATCTGAATGGCTCAGCGGGGTTTCAGCTGCTCAGGTGAGCTCCTCAGGAAATTTAAGCTTGTATTCAGATTTTTGCAGTTATGCAAGTGATTATAACTGGGATAATAAAGTAGATATCTTGGATTATTCTGTTTACGCCTTCAACAGAAGCATTTTGAAATAA
- a CDS encoding sulfatase, translating to MKRRDFFKCLGAFGAVCLSPEFSLSENSAENFSKPNIVLMHIDDLGWADVGYKAPHNYYETPNIDALKQSGMEFNNGYAAAALCSPTRAALMTGRYPARTGVTNFISRPNVTENPEGYISSPSMEYKTPKRYQFMELEEITIPEILAPAGYDTYHLGKWHLGTSDPYTPDKQGFEVQMMGECHRDYFDPYDCDSLPDRKEGEYLTDRLTDEAENLMRSSIDNGKPFFLHLAHHAVHTPIRARQDYIDYFKAKPKPSGWEHLDPVHAAMIKSVDDSVGDIISKIDDLGIADNTFVIFTSDNGGHQPVADNTPLREGKRWPYEGGIREPWLFRWDGVIPAGSVCEYPICSIDVLPTVCDFAGANLPSGVDIDGVSITSLLKNQQQIPERDMFWYFPHYISDYTGEIAPFAVIRSGKWKMIRWYDSDKPSELYNLEEDLSETNDCASLYPDKVLDFELRIENWIMEVDAKRPLKNENYDDGRPGKENVFIG from the coding sequence ATGAAACGAAGAGATTTCTTTAAGTGCCTCGGCGCTTTCGGTGCGGTATGTCTCTCTCCCGAGTTTTCATTGAGTGAAAATTCTGCAGAAAACTTTTCAAAGCCGAATATAGTACTAATGCATATTGACGACCTCGGCTGGGCGGATGTAGGCTATAAGGCCCCTCATAATTATTATGAAACGCCCAACATTGATGCACTTAAACAGTCTGGAATGGAATTCAATAACGGCTATGCCGCAGCAGCTCTCTGCTCTCCGACAAGAGCCGCTCTTATGACAGGCAGGTATCCCGCGAGGACGGGAGTAACCAATTTTATCAGCAGACCCAATGTTACCGAAAACCCCGAGGGCTACATCAGCTCTCCCTCAATGGAGTACAAAACTCCGAAAAGGTATCAGTTTATGGAGCTTGAAGAAATTACTATTCCTGAAATCCTTGCCCCTGCAGGTTATGATACCTACCACCTTGGTAAATGGCATTTGGGAACATCAGACCCATACACGCCGGATAAACAGGGTTTTGAGGTTCAGATGATGGGCGAATGCCACAGGGATTATTTCGACCCATACGACTGCGACTCCCTGCCAGACCGCAAGGAAGGGGAATACCTTACAGACAGGCTTACTGATGAGGCCGAAAATTTGATGCGAAGTTCTATAGATAACGGAAAGCCGTTCTTTCTTCATTTAGCCCATCATGCAGTTCATACGCCTATCAGGGCAAGGCAGGACTATATAGACTATTTCAAGGCCAAGCCAAAGCCATCCGGCTGGGAACACCTTGACCCTGTCCATGCGGCTATGATTAAAAGCGTAGATGATTCGGTGGGGGATATTATCTCTAAAATCGATGATTTAGGTATTGCTGATAATACTTTTGTAATCTTCACCTCAGACAACGGCGGACATCAGCCGGTTGCAGACAATACCCCGCTGAGAGAAGGGAAACGATGGCCTTATGAAGGCGGAATACGTGAGCCCTGGCTGTTCAGATGGGACGGGGTTATACCAGCTGGTTCTGTTTGCGAGTATCCGATATGCAGTATTGATGTGCTGCCTACAGTATGCGATTTTGCTGGTGCAAATCTGCCTTCCGGGGTTGATATTGACGGAGTAAGCATTACTTCGCTTCTTAAAAATCAGCAGCAGATTCCGGAAAGAGATATGTTCTGGTATTTCCCGCATTACATCTCTGACTACACTGGCGAAATAGCCCCGTTTGCTGTGATTCGAAGCGGGAAGTGGAAGATGATTAGGTGGTATGATTCTGATAAGCCCAGCGAGCTTTATAATCTCGAAGAGGATCTTTCTGAAACAAATGACTGCGCGAGTTTATACCCTGATAAGGTTTTAGATTTCGAACTGCGAATCGAAAATTGGATAATGGAAGTGGACGCAAAGAGACCGCTTAAAAATGAAAATTATGATGACGGCCGACCGGGAAAAGAAAACGTATTCATTGGCTAA
- a CDS encoding discoidin domain-containing protein, whose amino-acid sequence MKYYKINKVSGVFLCISVLLLTACCGTASASTQINVDSSDTGRRYDGIGVVSAGGNARLLPDYEEPYKSDILDLLFKPKFGASLQVFKAEMGGSTSSTSGAEPTHAITREELDSPVSRGYEFWMMREAKDRNSEIMLGCLPWAYPYWVNGEECISCFCCPTQDAADYYVSFLDLAADEWGLSFDFIGAPQNEKNMEYPQDLDWIANTLKPTLVEAGYDLPIIAPDGGYHALDVFDHLGDDPAYDEVIEYVGVHRPIQKDRMPTQSMINSGKTLWDSEDSAGTGYWSGAKGIVQRMNQMYIDGRITQMLIWPPVDAAYEGVHCSNTGLIKTQTPWSGYYRVSPSVWAVAHYTQFTELGWKYMNNACGKLSGDGNFAALKSPDSQDFSVVVYSDNSEQLDFDLSGFTDDKVSVWRTQKNRSFIRMNDIPVSSGSFSLSCEPDSIYTISTTSGQTKGSPSNSIPEYEDFPFPYSENFEKYAEGETPDYLADMQGTFETAPSKGGRSGISLQQILPAMGDYTWIYTGEEPNTAMTLFGEMQWSNYEFSSDVFIEQGFVYVAARKGETQKHAGYALVLYKNGKWKLSFDNALEKDSVLVSGTVSGFDGDIWHNLKIRVAENKLAGYLDGRRLFTIEDASRDKGQPCLGSSFDMNQFDNLQIKNTGRWKVVDNTSQDISWDGWYTYSTEEFIGGNSHYTRGGDDSSTFTFNGRAARIYGSLRNDAGIFEVYIGEEKDAEIDCFSEQRQHSSLLYETPYMPSGNHTVSISTTGEKNSQSSGNAVVIDAFAYTDKLPCNENELPNLSLSSSASASSEWNSDYSASKACDENTETRWNSSMEDEVNGSWLALSFPQPVVISSVKLSEFQDRVLSHKIQYYQGGWKDLSQAGNIGDLKVHLFDPVRTLKVRLLITEAQTVPSIYEFEVFPPLSDFNRDGKVNRMDVYNLSQNWLINSCNNDCECGFCDILHDSNVDFLDFSAFSSDFRI is encoded by the coding sequence ATGAAATATTATAAAATCAATAAAGTTTCAGGCGTATTTTTGTGCATTTCTGTTTTATTATTAACTGCCTGCTGCGGTACAGCATCAGCTTCTACTCAGATTAATGTCGATTCTTCAGATACCGGCAGGAGATACGACGGAATTGGAGTGGTCTCGGCAGGGGGGAATGCCAGGCTCCTGCCAGATTACGAAGAGCCGTATAAAAGCGATATACTTGATTTGCTCTTCAAACCCAAATTCGGGGCTTCTCTTCAGGTTTTCAAGGCCGAGATGGGCGGGAGCACAAGCTCTACCTCCGGTGCAGAGCCTACTCATGCAATTACCCGCGAAGAGCTTGATTCGCCTGTATCAAGAGGCTATGAGTTTTGGATGATGCGGGAGGCTAAAGACAGAAATTCCGAGATTATGCTTGGCTGTCTGCCATGGGCATATCCATACTGGGTTAATGGTGAAGAGTGTATAAGCTGTTTTTGCTGCCCAACTCAGGACGCTGCGGATTATTATGTCTCGTTTTTAGACCTTGCCGCAGACGAATGGGGGCTTAGCTTTGACTTTATAGGGGCTCCTCAAAATGAAAAAAATATGGAATACCCCCAAGATTTGGACTGGATTGCCAACACCCTAAAGCCAACGCTGGTTGAGGCAGGTTACGATTTGCCGATTATCGCTCCTGACGGCGGCTATCACGCATTGGATGTGTTCGACCATTTAGGAGACGACCCTGCTTATGATGAGGTTATTGAGTATGTAGGGGTTCACAGGCCGATACAGAAGGACAGAATGCCTACACAGTCTATGATAAATTCCGGCAAAACACTCTGGGACAGTGAAGATTCTGCTGGAACAGGATACTGGAGCGGTGCGAAAGGTATAGTTCAAAGAATGAATCAAATGTACATTGATGGACGCATTACTCAGATGCTTATCTGGCCGCCGGTCGATGCGGCCTATGAAGGAGTGCACTGCTCGAATACAGGCCTGATTAAAACTCAAACGCCATGGTCCGGATATTACAGAGTTTCTCCGTCTGTATGGGCAGTTGCTCATTACACTCAGTTCACTGAATTAGGCTGGAAATATATGAACAATGCCTGCGGCAAACTTTCCGGCGATGGAAATTTTGCAGCCTTGAAATCACCAGACTCTCAAGATTTTTCCGTGGTGGTTTATTCCGACAATTCCGAACAACTGGATTTTGATTTATCCGGCTTCACCGATGATAAAGTAAGCGTTTGGAGAACTCAAAAAAACAGATCGTTTATCCGTATGAATGATATTCCCGTGTCTTCAGGCAGCTTCTCTCTGAGCTGTGAGCCTGATTCGATTTATACAATTTCCACTACTTCTGGGCAAACTAAAGGCTCTCCGTCCAATTCAATCCCAGAGTATGAGGATTTCCCATTTCCCTATTCGGAAAACTTTGAAAAATATGCCGAAGGCGAAACTCCTGATTACCTTGCAGATATGCAGGGTACATTTGAAACAGCACCTTCGAAGGGGGGAAGAAGCGGAATTTCACTTCAGCAGATACTCCCCGCCATGGGCGATTATACTTGGATTTACACAGGAGAAGAGCCGAATACTGCAATGACGCTTTTCGGAGAGATGCAGTGGAGCAATTACGAATTCTCCTCGGATGTCTTCATAGAACAGGGATTTGTTTATGTTGCCGCACGAAAGGGTGAAACCCAGAAACACGCAGGTTATGCGCTTGTTTTATACAAAAACGGAAAATGGAAACTCAGCTTCGACAATGCTTTAGAAAAGGACAGTGTATTAGTAAGCGGAACAGTTTCGGGTTTTGACGGTGATATCTGGCATAATCTGAAAATTCGTGTGGCTGAAAACAAACTCGCAGGTTATCTTGACGGCCGCAGACTCTTTACTATTGAGGATGCTTCCAGAGATAAAGGTCAGCCTTGTTTAGGCTCCAGTTTCGATATGAATCAATTTGATAATCTTCAAATCAAAAATACCGGCAGATGGAAGGTGGTAGACAATACATCCCAAGATATCAGCTGGGACGGCTGGTATACTTACAGTACTGAGGAATTTATTGGCGGTAATTCTCATTACACAAGAGGGGGCGACGATTCATCTACTTTCACCTTTAACGGCAGGGCAGCGAGAATTTACGGCTCTTTAAGGAATGATGCGGGAATTTTTGAGGTCTATATTGGTGAAGAAAAGGATGCTGAAATCGACTGTTTCAGTGAGCAGAGGCAGCATAGTTCATTGCTTTATGAAACCCCGTATATGCCTTCAGGAAATCACACTGTCAGCATTTCGACTACCGGCGAGAAGAATTCTCAAAGCAGCGGAAATGCTGTTGTGATTGATGCCTTTGCTTATACGGATAAATTGCCCTGCAATGAAAATGAGCTTCCAAATCTCAGCTTATCTTCCTCGGCATCGGCTTCAAGCGAATGGAACAGCGATTACAGCGCTTCCAAGGCCTGCGACGAAAACACGGAAACCAGATGGAACAGCAGCATGGAGGATGAAGTAAACGGGTCATGGCTCGCTCTTTCATTCCCGCAGCCTGTTGTTATATCATCGGTCAAACTCAGTGAATTTCAGGATAGAGTGCTGTCCCATAAAATTCAATATTACCAAGGAGGCTGGAAAGACCTTTCGCAAGCTGGTAATATTGGAGACCTTAAAGTTCACCTCTTCGATCCAGTAAGAACCTTAAAAGTACGTCTGCTTATAACTGAGGCGCAAACGGTTCCGAGCATTTATGAATTTGAGGTTTTCCCGCCTCTGAGTGATTTCAACAGGGACGGGAAGGTTAATCGTATGGATGTGTACAATTTATCGCAAAACTGGCTTATAAACAGCTGCAATAATGACTGCGAGTGCGGATTCTGTGATATTCTGCACGACAGCAATGTTGATTTTTTAGACTTTTCCGCGTTTTCTTCAGATTTCAGAATCTGA
- a CDS encoding co-chaperone GroES, with amino-acid sequence MKLKPLSDNVLLKRVEESAVTAGGIVLPDSAKEKSSRGEVISTGPGKLNDDGSRSEMKVKKGDVVIFESYAPREVKLDGEEYLIVDQSSIIAVVED; translated from the coding sequence ATGAAGCTTAAACCACTATCAGACAATGTTTTACTTAAAAGAGTAGAAGAGTCTGCGGTAACTGCCGGCGGAATTGTACTGCCTGATTCTGCTAAGGAAAAATCCAGCAGAGGCGAGGTTATTTCAACCGGCCCCGGCAAGCTCAACGATGATGGAAGCAGATCAGAGATGAAGGTGAAAAAAGGTGATGTAGTGATCTTCGAAAGCTATGCCCCCAGAGAGGTAAAGCTGGACGGAGAAGAGTATTTAATTGTAGATCAGTCCAGCATTATTGCTGTTGTAGAAGACTGA
- the groL gene encoding chaperonin GroEL (60 kDa chaperone family; promotes refolding of misfolded polypeptides especially under stressful conditions; forms two stacked rings of heptamers to form a barrel-shaped 14mer; ends can be capped by GroES; misfolded proteins enter the barrel where they are refolded when GroES binds), whose protein sequence is MAAKKIAFENDARSAILEGVKKLSNAVKITLGPCGRNVVLEKSMGSPTVTKDGVTVAKEIELEDSYENMGAQMVKEVASKTSNVAGDGTTTATIMAEAIFTEGLKNITAGADPMKVKRGIDAAVEAIVEQLRKKSITIESSKQIEQVARCSANHDPGIGKVLAKAMDKVGKDGVITVEEGQSLETTVDLVEGMQFDKGYLSPHFVNNTENMTVNLDKPYVLIHEKKISSVKNLVPILEKVSKQGKPLLIIAEDIEGEALTTLVVNKLRGILNVAAVKAPGFGDRRKAMLQDIAILTGGQAIMEDLGIQLENVELAQLGMAKKVTIDKDNTTIVEGGGSSEDISARIEQIKNEHNISTSDYDKEKLQERLAKLSGGVAQINVGAATEAEMKEKKARVEDALHACRAAVEEGILPGGGVSALGAIKNIGSLKLKGDEQVGADIVKRAVFAPIKQIAKNAGLDGSIVSQKVYENDEPNFGYNALTKEYGDMIEFGVIVPTKVERSALQNAASIASLLLTTDAVVSDIPEDKGSSGGGMPGGGMM, encoded by the coding sequence ATGGCAGCAAAAAAGATTGCTTTTGAAAATGATGCCCGTTCGGCGATTCTTGAAGGCGTTAAGAAACTCTCAAACGCAGTAAAGATTACGCTCGGGCCTTGCGGAAGAAACGTAGTTCTCGAAAAATCCATGGGAAGCCCCACCGTTACCAAAGACGGGGTTACAGTGGCAAAGGAGATAGAGCTCGAGGATTCTTACGAGAATATGGGCGCTCAGATGGTTAAGGAAGTAGCTTCTAAAACAAGCAACGTTGCAGGCGACGGTACTACAACTGCAACGATTATGGCAGAAGCTATTTTTACAGAAGGCCTAAAAAATATAACAGCCGGCGCTGACCCTATGAAAGTTAAGAGGGGCATTGATGCCGCTGTTGAGGCTATTGTTGAGCAGCTCAGGAAGAAATCTATTACTATAGAATCTTCAAAGCAGATTGAGCAGGTTGCACGCTGTTCGGCAAATCACGATCCCGGAATCGGGAAAGTGCTTGCTAAAGCGATGGACAAAGTAGGCAAAGACGGCGTTATTACGGTTGAGGAAGGTCAGTCTCTGGAAACTACTGTTGATCTTGTAGAAGGTATGCAGTTCGACAAAGGCTACCTCAGCCCGCACTTTGTAAACAACACCGAGAATATGACAGTAAATCTCGATAAGCCTTATGTGCTTATCCACGAGAAGAAGATTAGCTCTGTAAAGAATCTCGTGCCAATTCTCGAGAAGGTGTCCAAACAGGGCAAGCCGCTTCTGATTATTGCAGAGGATATTGAAGGCGAAGCCCTTACTACTCTTGTGGTAAATAAGCTCAGAGGAATTTTGAACGTAGCTGCTGTGAAGGCTCCGGGCTTTGGAGACCGCAGAAAGGCTATGCTTCAGGATATCGCCATCCTCACAGGCGGGCAGGCGATTATGGAAGATCTCGGCATTCAGCTTGAAAATGTTGAGCTTGCCCAGCTCGGTATGGCCAAGAAGGTTACTATCGATAAAGACAACACTACCATTGTTGAGGGCGGCGGAAGCAGTGAAGATATTTCAGCCAGGATCGAACAGATCAAAAACGAGCACAATATCTCAACAAGCGATTATGATAAAGAAAAACTCCAGGAACGCCTTGCCAAGCTCTCAGGCGGCGTAGCTCAGATTAACGTAGGCGCTGCTACTGAGGCCGAGATGAAAGAGAAGAAGGCGAGAGTGGAAGACGCTCTGCATGCCTGCAGGGCTGCTGTAGAGGAAGGCATCCTCCCCGGAGGCGGCGTTTCAGCTCTTGGAGCTATAAAGAATATCGGTTCGCTCAAGCTCAAAGGCGATGAGCAGGTAGGGGCTGATATCGTGAAAAGGGCGGTTTTTGCACCGATCAAGCAGATCGCAAAGAACGCTGGGCTTGACGGCTCTATAGTTTCTCAGAAGGTTTACGAAAACGACGAGCCTAACTTCGGCTACAACGCCCTCACAAAGGAGTACGGCGATATGATCGAATTCGGCGTTATCGTGCCTACCAAGGTTGAAAGAAGCGCATTGCAGAATGCTGCTTCAATCGCCTCGCTTCTGCTTACTACAGACGCAGTAGTAAGCGATATACCTGAAGATAAAGGTTCTTCAGGCGGCGGAATGCCCGGCGGCGGTATGATGTAA